In Crateriforma spongiae, the following proteins share a genomic window:
- a CDS encoding AMP-binding protein, producing MGDWVIFKAIAAALVLLVLAMAVLAVVSRRTFMRAIFRPVLSLLYRKRVVGLENLPRDGGCVVISNHISWIDGILILWMLPRNVRFVVAAENFNGGFMQWVAGAFDTILMTASPKSIARALRSAREGLDNGDVVGVFPEGSLSRTGQLHGFKPGIKKILKGTDAPVIPMWHEGMWGSVFSFSGGKFFWKWPRQFRRQITLYIGEPLAADTPLDVMRSRVQDLGARASVETRRQYPVLPSRVIRVWRRRGRRMQAADSTGVEVGGRALLTRVFALRRALRREVFDRDEKYVGILLPPSVAGVAVNVALAMDRRISSNLNYTVTSDVLNHCTESLGVRHVLTSRKFMDKFDFELSAETVMLEDLRDKITTMDKVVAFIQANLIPAALLDRMLGLNRIDSDDLLTVIFTSGSTGMPKGVMLSHANISHNVDGIERLVRLDSEDNVLGVLPFFHSFGYSVTLWAVNTLGPAGVYHFNPLDSKQVGKLAKRYHATVLLGTPTFMRGYLRRVTPDQFADLDVVVVGAEKMPPDLFDAFEQRFGVRPIEGYGATELSPLVAVNIPPSRSAAKHQRDRLEGSVGRPFPGLGVKIVSPDDGHELPAGEDGMLIVSGPNVMRGYAGQDDLTAEAITSGWYTTGDIAHVDAEGFLHITGRLSRFSKIGGEMVPHVRVEEVLLDFLESNQADAPEPGDGHPDVPLCVTSVPDEKKGERLLVLLAPGVMNETIHPDSMRKALTDAGLPNLFVPARDAFVEVDHIPLLGTGKLDLKGVKDKAVELSGSPVS from the coding sequence GTGGGTGATTGGGTGATATTCAAAGCGATTGCTGCGGCCCTGGTGCTGTTGGTGTTGGCAATGGCCGTTTTGGCGGTGGTTTCCCGGCGGACATTCATGCGGGCGATTTTTCGTCCGGTGCTGTCACTGCTGTACCGCAAACGTGTTGTCGGACTAGAGAATCTGCCCCGCGACGGCGGGTGCGTGGTGATCAGCAACCACATCAGCTGGATCGATGGCATTCTGATTTTGTGGATGCTGCCGCGAAATGTGCGTTTCGTCGTGGCCGCCGAGAACTTCAACGGTGGTTTCATGCAGTGGGTCGCCGGCGCGTTCGATACGATTCTGATGACGGCCAGCCCCAAGTCGATCGCGCGGGCGTTGCGATCGGCGCGGGAAGGGTTGGACAACGGTGACGTCGTTGGCGTGTTTCCCGAGGGCTCGCTCAGCCGGACAGGCCAGCTTCATGGATTCAAGCCGGGCATCAAGAAAATTCTCAAGGGCACCGACGCCCCCGTGATCCCGATGTGGCACGAAGGGATGTGGGGCAGCGTGTTCAGTTTTTCGGGCGGCAAGTTCTTTTGGAAATGGCCGCGCCAGTTTCGACGCCAGATCACCCTGTACATCGGCGAACCCTTGGCGGCCGATACGCCGTTGGATGTGATGCGGTCGCGGGTCCAAGATCTGGGCGCTCGCGCCAGCGTTGAAACGCGTCGCCAGTACCCCGTTTTGCCCAGCCGAGTGATCCGCGTCTGGCGTCGACGCGGCCGGCGTATGCAGGCGGCCGATTCCACCGGCGTGGAAGTCGGCGGTCGTGCTTTGCTGACACGTGTGTTTGCGCTGCGTCGTGCGCTGCGTCGCGAGGTTTTCGATCGCGATGAAAAATACGTCGGTATCCTGTTGCCGCCCAGCGTTGCCGGGGTTGCGGTCAACGTGGCTTTGGCGATGGACCGGCGGATCAGTTCCAACCTGAACTACACCGTGACCAGCGATGTGTTGAACCACTGCACCGAATCACTGGGCGTCCGGCATGTGCTGACCAGTCGTAAGTTCATGGACAAGTTTGATTTTGAATTGTCCGCCGAAACGGTGATGCTGGAAGACTTGCGTGACAAGATCACGACGATGGACAAGGTGGTCGCATTCATCCAAGCCAATTTGATTCCCGCGGCGCTGCTGGATCGAATGCTGGGGCTGAATCGCATCGATTCGGACGATCTGTTGACGGTCATCTTCACCAGCGGGTCGACCGGAATGCCCAAGGGCGTGATGCTGAGTCACGCCAACATCAGCCACAACGTCGACGGGATCGAACGGTTGGTCCGCTTGGATTCCGAAGACAACGTGTTGGGCGTCCTGCCGTTCTTTCATTCGTTCGGCTACAGCGTGACGTTGTGGGCCGTCAACACTCTTGGACCGGCCGGCGTCTATCACTTCAACCCATTGGATTCCAAACAGGTCGGCAAGCTGGCCAAGCGATATCACGCGACGGTCTTGCTGGGCACACCGACGTTCATGCGTGGCTACCTGCGTCGCGTCACCCCGGATCAGTTTGCCGATCTGGACGTCGTCGTCGTGGGCGCCGAAAAGATGCCGCCGGACTTGTTCGATGCGTTCGAACAGCGATTCGGTGTCCGGCCGATCGAAGGCTATGGGGCCACCGAACTGAGTCCCCTGGTTGCGGTCAATATTCCGCCCAGTCGATCCGCCGCCAAGCACCAACGGGATCGGTTGGAGGGTTCCGTCGGACGACCGTTTCCCGGATTGGGCGTCAAAATCGTTTCACCCGATGACGGTCACGAACTGCCCGCCGGCGAAGACGGCATGCTGATCGTGTCGGGACCCAATGTGATGCGTGGCTACGCCGGACAAGACGATTTGACCGCCGAAGCGATCACGTCGGGATGGTACACCACCGGCGACATTGCTCATGTGGATGCCGAAGGCTTTCTGCACATCACAGGACGGCTCAGCCGGTTTTCCAAGATCGGCGGCGAAATGGTTCCACATGTTCGGGTCGAAGAAGTCTTGCTGGATTTCTTGGAATCGAATCAGGCCGATGCACCGGAGCCCGGCGATGGGCATCCTGATGTCCCGCTGTGTGTGACGTCGGTGCCCGATGAAAAGAAGGGCGAACGCTTGCTGGTGCTACTTGCCCCCGGTGTGATGAATGAAACGATTCATCCCGATTCGATGCGAAAGGCTTTGACCGACGCGGGGTTGCCCAATCTGTTTGTTCCGGCCCGTGACGCATTTGTGGAAGTCGATCACATCCCGCTGCTGGGCACGGGGAAATTGGACCTGAAAGGCGTCAAGGACAAAGCGGTGGAATTGTCCGGCAGTCCCGTGTCATAG
- the nth gene encoding endonuclease III gives MLKRERAEHIDRRLADLYPNPPIPLDHHDEFTLLVAVVLSAQCTDRKVNEVTPELFRVAGNPVAMRDLGEAEILEIIRPLGLSKSKAKNLAALSQILIDRHDGQVPGSIEALESLPGVGHKTASVVMAQAFGEPAFPVDTHIHRLAQRWGLTNGKNVAQTESDLKKLFPRDRWNELHLQIIYYGREHCTARGCDGTVCPICREVYPRRRKPVIHQKA, from the coding sequence CCGAACACATCGATCGCCGGTTGGCGGATCTGTACCCGAACCCACCCATCCCACTGGATCATCACGACGAATTCACGCTGTTGGTTGCGGTGGTATTGAGCGCGCAGTGCACAGACAGAAAAGTCAACGAAGTCACCCCGGAGTTGTTCCGCGTGGCGGGCAATCCGGTGGCCATGCGTGATCTAGGCGAAGCTGAGATCTTGGAGATCATCCGGCCGCTGGGGCTATCAAAATCAAAGGCAAAAAATCTGGCCGCCCTGTCACAGATCTTGATCGACAGGCACGACGGCCAGGTTCCCGGTTCGATCGAAGCGTTGGAATCGCTGCCCGGCGTGGGGCACAAGACCGCCAGCGTCGTCATGGCACAGGCCTTCGGCGAACCCGCATTTCCGGTCGACACGCACATCCATCGCCTGGCCCAGCGTTGGGGTTTGACCAACGGCAAGAACGTTGCCCAAACCGAATCGGACCTGAAGAAACTGTTCCCACGCGACCGCTGGAACGAACTGCATTTACAGATCATTTATTACGGACGGGAACACTGCACCGCCCGCGGTTGTGACGGGACAGTTTGCCCGATTTGTCGCGAAGTCTATCCGCGTCGACGTAAACCGGTGATCCACCAAAAAGCGTGA